One segment of Xiphias gladius isolate SHS-SW01 ecotype Sanya breed wild chromosome 1, ASM1685928v1, whole genome shotgun sequence DNA contains the following:
- the baz2ba gene encoding bromodomain adjacent to zinc finger domain protein 2B isoform X7: protein MESGERLASPAPTLSAARTSSPAASSSSSSSSSSSSSPAPHSKSSLAPSPSALGSTLSTSGRLFGAAGEQPFIGSTLSSAFPLVNHPAFGALYTAGAGRPEFGGLGSLGMSAALATHPQLGALSEWWRAAEAHGRGAAAFLPSFISFPPFFTPHIQPNHSASPVQIRVPGKNSHAPPKGVNGAVNGSGVCPPTTQAGSFSASPAPVQASTKPTKNSNPSNSHRSSPQNNPAELVEKPIQKPKEKKPRKKPADASVASNSESGTSSDSSSDGSLSSDLEDLAEDDEDDDDDDEDDEEEDKQSELSDSEKRTKKKTKVLIPSTGTAKTDRPLCGEPQDKTDTQTQKVPSNPPTLVPLPCSVSPPALSQTSPLALHSSRSRTEGPQQHFSVIQSTGLAANSKPLALLTQTRRESSPSSSPIALTTSPKALSSTASPNPPKLLPSSSPQHLPLSLCSSPKPLSVPSPPHSTLPLSTSPKPFSLTSPVTSSQKSSLKPPQHALPGAAKSNKRKLLEASLAQINEFRLKQTLMSQGQTFPAELKKQQQGPNKSPKRTSLSSSPLPPAPPPPPQNNHSNLFLSSALLGLPEPHHPNGVIQSTTQDAPLALISKPRKDSASQGKSPQCDSDTGSMPVNLSTGASRTQGTAQAGPPLQPPTTSPHATGHGSRKNKSPKGKGQTPGLGQGQGQADPLAAWKGFSQNHLVQSLVDLFRGGESGIGIPGVSIPGVGIPGVGIPGTCNPTAGLPANKESDDSGDDDDDEDDDLEEEEDEEDSDDSLSESDSNSDSDVSGKKVKELKLLPSGSSKKEMTPRRLTKGPELLNTSTNHTATSCSPLNLQVIKTPTIVTSSSALAYHSSPGSSSYSLASPLGFGKKKRVMDEKGLMIPLELGWRRETRIKSVAGRPQGEVAYYAPCGKKLRQYPDVMKGLQWSLLKEEEVIPRILAMEGRRGRPPNSERQLAGEGAKGTRRRKGRPPNVGDPLAPEGPSPSEVKLLRKLEAQEIARQAAQMKLMRKLEKQALARAAKEARKQQAIMAAEERRKQKEQIKILKQQEKIKRIQQIRMEKELRAQQILEAKRKKKEEAANAKILEAEKRIKEKELRRQQAEILKHQERERRRQHVMLMKAVEARKKAEERERLRQEKRDEKRLNKERKLEQRRLELEIARELKKPNEDMCLSDHKPLPEFSRIPGLILPGRAVSDCLMLMQFLRGFGKVLGLDLNVDVPTLGMLQEGLLNVGDSMGHVQDLLVKLLSLAVCDPGLPPGQKTKTMLGDHLTNVGINRDNVSEVLQMYMGAHCAHTELAPLALSLKTKAFQAHTPAQKASILGFLANELACSKAVISEIDKSLDQMANMRKDKIIMEGKLKKLRTIYAKRTGKREASMGVEENQSVGTPSSATKRKRKLGGDSDDDEDDDDDSDDQAEEEDEEEEEEIKKVKKVETYDEDDVDQATSIEELEKQIEKLAKQHHQTRRKLFEISHSLRSMMYGQDRYRRRYWVLPHCGGVFIEAMESGEAPEELEEERQRRRRAAEEVKVKEEPQEIELEKEKPTSLDGQGIRTQGLEQQKEEDKEHEGKRNSPTLFYQQPGCVSKLCSLRDVNKDVGKETVKAEDKESPHVRQNGSPVGTPNAKTSVTSSSPTHNTSKPAVATTPSMLTTNDTTNIPPPASTSLSVPCLPAPRESPGNTPPTSSPAPSPHLSFQANDQLLRVLTERSGHWFSLLPRNPCDLSSLTTTPPGAPRVSPQASSTPARPRSPPPSPALPLTPSAASASASPHHPAGLLNYPISALQVKSGGSLLGISFGSWPSGMISPSLPLCSSPSPMPGHSLEGNTAASVSSKSESPLPRIEKTSSMPSPAFEMPKSLDHPTARPIPEETLTGWWRVSDIEELRALVNALHSRGIREKGLQRQMQKYMEIIPQVCTKHKDVAMIELRELEESQVSVESVRGWCVEEQAMEMDIAVLQQVEELERKVTAASLQVKGWTYPDPQSEREDLVYYEHKPPTKSLAASANAGDKDSKDSKEHPEERGEKGGVMRHLDNPLDIAVTRLADLERNIERRYLRSPLGTTIQIRLDNVGTVTVPAPAPSTSADREGSEEEVAHGMKVWRKALSEVRSAAQLAMCIQQLQKSIAWERSIMKVYCQMCKKGDNEDLLLLCDGCDKGCHTYCHKPKITSIPEGDWYCPACISKASGPFPKSKKPPSKPVTSSGGGGKKGGEAKKNGKQTGNGEVSEDDSASASNTPKKGAKDSSRKRKAEETSPALPAANQENPVCVKRAKTARDNNRDLGLCRVLLAELERHQDAWPFLTPVNLKSVPGYKKVIKKPMDFSTIREKLVSSQYQNLETFIIDVNLVFDNCEKFNEDNSDIGRAGHNMRKFFEKRWTELLKQTN, encoded by the exons ATGGAGTCTGGAGAGCGGCTGGCCTCCCCTGCGCCCACCCTGTCTGCTGCTCGCACCTCCTCCCCTGcggcctcttcctcctcctcctcctcttcttcctcttcgtcATCCCCTGCTCCCCACTCTAAGAGCAGCCTGGCCCCGAGCCCCTCAGCACTGGGATCCACCCTCAGCACCTCTG GCCGTCTGTTTGGAGCAGCAGGAGAGCAGCCCTTCATTGGCTCCACATTGTCAAGTGCCTTCCCTCTGGTCAACCACCCAGCCTTCGGAGCCCTCTATACTGCTGGAGCGGGCAGGCCTGAGTTTGGAGGCCTGGGCTCCCTGGGCATGTCAGCTGCTCTGGCTACCCACCCCCAGCTAGGAGCCCTTTCTG AGTGGTGGCGAGCTGCTGAAGCCCATGGACGGGGAGCTGCTgcctttcttccctctttcatCAGCTTCCCTCCATTCTTCACCCCTCACATCCAGCCCAACCACAGCGCCAGTCCTGTTCAGATCAGGGTGCCAGGCAAGAATAGCCACGCCCCACCTAAAG GGGTGAACGGGGCAGTGAATGGCAGCGGAGTCTGTCCTCCCACCACACAAGCAGGGAGCTTTTCTGCGAGTCCGGCTCCTGTTCAGGCATCGACCAAGCCAACCAAAAATTCAAACCCCTCTAATAGTCACCGTAGCAGCCCTCAGAACAATCCGGCAGAGTTGGTGGAAAAGCCGATCCAGAAACCTAAAGAGAAG AAGCCACGAAAGAAGCCAGCTGACGCTTCTGTGGCGAGCAACAGTGAATCAGGCACATCCTCAGACAGCTCAAGTGACGGGTCCCTCAGCAGTGACCTCGAAGACCTAGCAGAGGATGATGAAGacgatgatgacgacgatgagGATGACGAAGAAGAGGACAAACAGAGTGAATTATCAGACTCTGAGAAGcggacaaagaagaaaacaaag GTTTTGATACCCAGCACTGGAACTGCAAAGACTGACAGACCACTCTGTGGGGAGCCCCAGGACAAGACAGACACCCAAACCCAGAAGGTTCCCTCCAACCCCCCAACCCTTGTGCCCTTACCCTGCTCTGTCTCCCCTCCTGCCTTGTCCCAAACTTCACCACTGGCTTTGCATAGCTCTAGGTCCCGGACAGAGGGGCCACAGCAACACTTCAGTGTGATTCAGTCCACTGGCCTGGCTGCCAACTCAAAGCCGCTGGCCCTCCTCACTCAGACCCGTAGGGAGTCTTCACCGTCTTCTTCCCCCATAGCTCTCACCACATCTCCAAAGGCACTCTCCAGCACTGCCTCTCCCAACCCTCCCAAActcctgccctcctcctccccccagcACctgcccctctccctctgctcctccccgaagcctctctctgtcccctctcCACCCCACTCGACTCTCCCACTGTCTACCTCCCCAAAACCTTTTAGTTTGACCTCACCTGTAACAAGCTCCCAGAAGTCATCACTGAAGCCACCTCAGCATGCTCTTCCTGGCGCTGCCAAATCCAACAAAAGGAAACTGCTGGAAGCTTCGCTTGCGCAGATCAATGAGTTCAGGCTCAAGCAG ACTCTCATGTCCCAAGGGCAGACGTTCCCAGCTGAGctaaagaagcagcagcaggggcCAAACAAGTCTCCCAAGAGGACGTCTCTGTCTTCATCGCCATTGCCACCTGCTCCGCCTCCTCCACCCCAGAACAATCACTCCAACCTCTTCCTCTCGAGTGCCCTGCTGGGGCTCCCTGAACCCCACCACCCCAATGGAGTCATCCAAAGCACCACTCAGGACGCACCTTTGGCCCTCATCAGCAAACCTCGCAAAGACTCTGCCTCTCAAGGCAAGTCCCCTCAGTGCGACTCCGATACTGGGTCAATGCCTGTCAATCTGAGCACAGGGGCGAGCAGGACCCAAGGAACCGCCCAGGCTGGCCCTCCGTTACAGCCCCCCACTACCTCACCCCATGCCACAGGCCATGGATCTAGAAAGAACAAGTCCCCCAAGGGTAAGGGACAGACACCAGGGctgggacagggacagggacaagCAGACCCTTTAGCTGCCTGGAAGGGCTTCTCTCAGAACCATCTGGTGCAGTCTCTAGTAGATTTGTTTCGTGGAGGAGAGTCCGGAATCGGGATTCCTGGAGTTAGTATCCCTGGAGTTGGAATTCCTGGAGTTGGGATCCCTGGGACATGTAACCCCACAGCTGGTCTTCCTGCTAACAAGGAATCTGACGACTcgggagatgatgatgatgatgaggacgaCGAccttgaggaggaggaggatgaagaggactCAGATGATAGTCTGTCAG AGTCTGACAGCAACTCAGACAGTGACGTCTCTGGGAAGAAAGTGAAGGAGTTAAAGCTGCTGCCTTCTGGATCATCTAAAAAGGAGATGACTCCTCGCAGGCTAACCAAAGGCCCAGAACTACTGAACACCTCAACCAATCATACCGCCACCAGCTGCTCCCCTCTCAACCTACAGGTCATCAAGACTCCCACCATTGTCACCAGCTCCAGTGCCTTGGCCTATCACAGCTCTCCAGGCTCATCATCCTACAGCCTAGCCTCTCCATTAG GCTttgggaagaagaagagggtaATGGATGAGAAGGGGTTGATGATACCTTTGGAGCTGGG gtggaggagagaaacaagaaTCAAATCGGTGGCTGGACGGCCGCAGGGCGAAGTGGCCTACTACGCCCCGTGTGGCAAGAAACTAAGGCAGTACCCAGATGTGATGAAG GGTTTACAGTGGAGCCTTctgaaggaagaggaggtgatTCCTCGTATTTTGGCCATGGAAGGTCGTAGGGGTCGCCCCCCTAATTCAGAGCGTCAATTAGCGGGTGAAGGAGCCAAAGGTACCCGACGGAGGAAGGGACGACCCCCCAATGTTGGCGATCCGCTGGCGCCCGAGGGCCCCAGTCCCAGTGAGGTCAAACTTCTGCGCAAACTAGAGGCTCAAG AAATAGCCCGACAGGCCGCCCAGATGAAACTGATGAGAAAACTGGAAAAGCAGGCACTGGCACGTGCAGCCAAAGAAGCTCGGAAGCAGCAAG CTATCAtggcagcagaggagagaaggaagcaGAAAGAGCAGATCAAGATTCTAAAGCAGCAG gaaaagaTCAAGCGTATTCAGCAGATTCGGATGGAGAAGGAACTCAGGGCGCAGCAAATTTTGGAG GCCAAACggaaaaagaaggaggaagCTGCCAATGCCAAAATATTGGAGGCTGAAAAACGGATAAAg GAGAAAGAGTTGAGGAGACAGCAGGCGGAGATTCTCAAACACCAG gagagggagaggaggaggcaacATGTAATGCTGATGAAGGCTGTTGAGGCTCGCAAGAAAGCAGAG GAGCGTGAGCGCTTGCGGCAGGAGAAAAGGGATGAGAAGCGCCTGAACAAAGAGCGTAAACTGGAGCAACGGAGGCTGGAGCTGGAGATAGCGAGGGAACTGAAGAAGCCAAATGAAGACATGTGTCTGTCTGATCACAAG CCTCTCCCCGAATTCTCCCGCATTCCTGGACTCATCCTGCCAGGTCGTGCTGTGTCGGACTGCCTGATGCTGATGCAGTTCCTGCGAGGCTTCGGCAAGGTTTTGGGGCTAGATTTGAATGTGGATGTGCCCACCCTGGGCATGCTACAGGAGGGCTTGCTCAATGTTGGGGACAGCATGGGCCACGTCCAAGACCTTCTGGTCAAACTGCTTTCTCTTGCGGTCTGTGATCCTGGTTTGCCACCTGGACAAAAG ACAAAAACCATGCTGGGGGACCACCTGACCAATGTTGGCATCAACAGGGATAATGTGTCTGAGGTGCTACAGATGTACATGGGAGCCCATTGTGCCCATACAGAACTGGCTCCTCTGGCCCTCAGTCTGAAGACCAAGGCCTTTCAGGCCCACACGCCTGCCCAGAAAGCCTCAATTCTGGGCTTCCTGGCTAATGAGCTAGCCTGCAGCAAAGCCGTTATCAG TGAGATTGACAAGAGCCTGGATCAGATGGCTAACATGAGGAAGGACAAGATCATTATGGAGGGAAAACTGAAGAA gCTCAGGACCATTTATGCCAAACGCACTGGGAAGAGGGAGGCCAGTATGGGTGTGGAAGAGAACCAGTCTGTTGGTACTCCGTCCTCTGCCACCAAACGCAAGAGGAAACTGGGTGGGGACAGTGACGATGATGAAGACGATGATGACGACAGTGATGaccaggcagaggaggaggatgaggaggaggaggaagaaattaagaaagttaaaaaagtgGAGACATATGATGAG GATGATGTTGACCAAGCCACCAGTATCGAGGAGCTTGAGAAGCAGATAGAGAAGTTAGCCAAG CAGCATCATCAGACCAGAAGAAAGCTGTTTGAGATCTCCCACTCTCTGCGCTCCATGATGTATGGCCAGGACCGTTACCGCCGCCGGTACTGGGTACTTCCCCACTGTGGAGGGGTCTTCATTGAAGCCATGGAGAGTGGAGAAG CACCAGAGGAACTGGAGGAGGAgcgacagaggaggaggagggcagcagAGGAGGTCAAGGTCAAAGAAGAACCTCAGGAGATCGAGTTGGAGAAGGAGAAACCCACCAGCCTTGATGGGCAGGGCATTCGAACACAAGGTTTGGAGcaacagaaagaggaggataAGGAGCATGAGGGGAAGAGGAACTCCCCGACCCTCTTCTACCAGCAGCCAGGCTGTGTATCCAAACTGTGCTCGCTCCGAGACGTCAACAAGGACGTTGGCAAAGAAACTGTGAAGGCAGAGGACAAGGAGAGCCCCCATGTGAGACAAAATGGCAGCCCAGTGGGCACTCCTAATGCCAAAACTTCAGTAActtcctcctcccccactcACAATACCTCTAAGCCGGCAGTAGCAACTACCCCCTCCATGTTGACCACTAATGACACTACAAACATCCCTCCCCCAGCCTCAACCTCTTTATCTGTCCCGTGCCTGCCAGCCCCACGTGAAAGCCCAGGGAACACTCCTCCAACCTCATCCCCTGCTCCATCTCCACATCTCTCATTCCAAGCCAACGACCAGCTACTCAGAGTCCTGACAGAGAGGAGCGGACACTGGTTCAGTCTGCTCCCTCGCAACCCCTGTGACCTCTCTTCCCTCACCACCACCCCTCCAGGAGCTCCCCGCGTGTCTCCTCAGGCATCCTCCACCCCAGCCAGACCCAGATCCCCGCCTCCGTCCCCTGCCCTCCCTCTCACCCCTTCTGCTGCCTCAGCCTCCGCCAGCCCACACCACCCAGCTGGCCTCCTCAACTACCCAATATCAGCCCTGCAG GTGAAGTCAGGTGGTTCATTGCTGGGAATTTCTTTCGGAAGCTGGCCCAGTGGTATGATAAGTCCCAGCCTGCCTCTGTGCAGCAGCCCCAGCCCCATGCCGGGTCACTCTCTAGAGGGCAACACAGCAGCAAGTGTCTCCAGTAAGAGTGAATCACCTTTACCTCGCATTGAGAAAACCTCATCCATGCCCTCTCCTGCCTTTGAAATGCCCAAGTCCCTCGACCACCCCACAGCTCGGCCCATCCCAGAGG AGACGCTGACAGGGTGGTGGCGGGTTTCTGACATCGAAGAGCTGAGGGCTCTAGTCAATGCTCTCCACAGCCGAGGCATCAGAGAGAAGGGCCTCCAGAGGCAGATGCAGAAATACATGGAGATTATCCCCCAGGTCTgcaccaaacacaaagacg TGGCCATGATCGAGCTGCGTGAGCTGGAGGAGAGCCAGGTCAGTGTGGAGTCGGTGCGAGGCTGGTGTGTTGAGGAGCAGGCGATGGAGATGGACATTGCCGTGCTGCAGCAGGTAGAGGAACTGGAGAGGAAGGTCACCGCAGCCAGCCTGCAGGTGAAG GGCTGGACGTATCCGGACCCTCAATCTGAGCGGGAGGACCTGGTATATTACGAGCACAAGCCCCCTACGAAATCACTGGCAGCATCAGCGAATGCGGGAGACAAGGACTCCAAGGACTCCAAGGAGCATCCAGAAGAGCGGGGGGAGAAGGGCGGGGTGATGCGTCACCTGGACAACCCGCTCGACATAGCAGTGACACGTCTGGCTGATCTGGAGCGCAACATCGAGAGAAGGTACCTGAGGAGCCCCTTAGGTACCACCATTCAGATCAGGCTGGATAATGTGGGTACGGTCACTGTCCCTGCCCCCGCCCCATCCACTAGTGCTGACAGGGAAGG cagtgaggaggaggtggcCCACGGTATGAAGGTGTGGAGGAAGGCTCTGAGTGAAGTGCGTAGTGCTGCCCAGTTGGCCATGTGTATCCAGCAACTGCAGAAGTCTATTGCCTGGGAGAGGTCCATCATGAAAGTG TACTGTCAGATGTGCAAGAAGGGAGATAATGAGgacctcctgctgctgtgtgatggCTGTGACAAAGGCTGCCACACTTACTGTCACAAGCCCAAGATCACCAGCATCCCAGAGGGAGACTGGTATTGCCCGGCCTGCATATCCAAG GCTAGTGGTCCATTCCCCAAAAGCAAAAAGCCTCCAAGCAAACCAGTAACATCCAGCGGAGGAGGTGGGAAGAAAGGTGGAGAGGCGAAGAAGAACGGGAAGCAGACAGGTAATGGGGAAGTGTCAGAGGACGACTCGGCCAGCGCCAGCAACACGCCCAAGAAAGGAGCAAAAGACTCCAGCAGGAAGAGGAAAGCGGAGGAGACCTCACCTGCTCTGccagcagccaatcaggagaaccctgtgtgtgtgaagcgAGCCAAGACAGCCAGAGACAACAACAGGGACCTGGGATTATGCAG GGTACTCCTTGCTGAGCTGGAGCGGCATCAGGATGCATGGCCTTTTCTCACACCCGTCAACCTGAAATCGGTCCCTGGCTACAAGAAGGTCATCAAGAAACCGATGGACTTCTCCACCATACGTGAGAAGCTTGTGAGCAGCCA gtATCAAAACCTGGAGACTTTCATCATTGATGTTAACTTGGTCTTTGATAACTGCGAAAAATTCAATGAAGACAATTCAGACATTGGTCGAGCTGGTCATAACATGAGGAAGTTCTTCGAGAAGCGCTGGACTGAGCTTCTGAAGCAAACAAACTAA